In the genome of Cryptomeria japonica chromosome 8, Sugi_1.0, whole genome shotgun sequence, one region contains:
- the LOC131038799 gene encoding 7-deoxyloganetin glucosyltransferase-like produces MNFAQGHVNPLMHFAELLAMRGFFITFVTTEWIDQRLLKEASTDAAARDREAKERGLKFRFLSVPDGLTPDHGRTTELGELFLVLQNMGPALENLLTAADTSVPPITCIVSDSYISYTAEVAQNLGVPRVIFWTCCTAKSLAQTNANVLLSQGHIPVTDILSPTSVFPAFLYVYFTRHKNIADYLLVNTFEELEGRKEAQMGLSVNGCPALAVGPVSLPNFLQGENTNVSMLEEDNTCFRWLDSQPKQSVLYVSFGRLAVKFERQLHELALGLEASGFPFLWVLRLDIAEGKSLELPEGFKERTKDRALVVSWTKQFQVLSHPSVGGFFTHNGWNSILEAISMGVPMIGWSYFSHQFINYFEGVDTDESKLVTKEELENVVKDLMEVSVGKKLQRNIAMYRDVATKAVMPGGSSFENLKAFVEDM; encoded by the exons ATGAATTTTGCACAGGGCCATGTCAATCCGCTCATGCATTTTGCAGAGCTACTGGCCATGCGGGGATTCTTCATAACCTTTGTCACCACTGAATGGATCGACCAACGTCTTCTGAAAGAAGCTTCCACAGATGCAGCAGCACGTGACCGTGAAGCCAAAGAGAGGGGCCTCAAATTTCGCTTTCTCTCTGTTCCAGACGGCTTAACACCTGATCATGGCCGAACTACTGAACTTGGTGAGCTCTTTCTTGTACTGCAAAATATGGGCCCTGCTTTGGAAAATCTGTTAACTGCCGCAGATACTTCTGTTCCACCCATCACGTGCATTGTGTCGGATAGTTATATCTCTTACACGGCAGAGGTGGCTCAAAATCTCGGCGTGCCCCGAGTTATCTTCTGGACATGTTGTACTGCAAAGTCACTTGCTCAGACCAACGCCAACGTCCTGCTTTCTCAAGGCCATATTCCAGTTACAGATATTTTATCACCCACATCTGTTTTCCCCGCCTTTCTATATGTATATTTCA CTCGTCACAAAAACATAGCAGACTACCTGCTGGTCAACACCTTCGAGGAGTTGGAAGGAAGAAAGGAAGCACAAATGGGTCTCAGTGTTAATGGATGCCCTGCTCTGGCAGTAGGCCCGGTGTCTCTTCCCAATTTCTTACAAGGGGAGAATACCAATGTCAGTATGTTGGAAGAGGACAATACTTGCTTCCGGTGGCTAGATTCCCAACCAAAGCAATCTGTGTTATATGTTTCTTTTGGGAGGCTTGCTGTAAAATTTGAAAGGCAATTGCACGAGCTGGCACTTGGACTAGAGGCTAGTGGGTTCCCTTTTTTGTGGGTACTTAGGCTTGACATAGCTGAAGGAAAGTCTCTAGAGTTACCAGAGGGCTTTAAGGAGCGAACCAAGGATCGAGCCCTGGTTGTTAGTTGGACCAAGCAGTTCCAA GTTCTTTCGCACCCTTCAGTGGGAGGATTCTTTACACATAATGGTTGGAACTCTATTCTAGAGGCAATTAGCATGGGAGTTCCTATGATTGGGTGGTCTTATTTTTCTCATCAGTTTATTAATT ATTTTGAAGGTGTTGATACTGATGAATCCAAATTGGtcaccaaggaagagcttgaaaatgTAGTAAAGGATCTGATGGAAGTCTCTGTAGGAAAGAAGCTGCAAAGAAATATTGCAATGTACAGGGATGTAGCAACTAAGGCAGTTATGCCAGGGGGTTCTTCTTTTGAAAACCTCAAAGCATTTGTTGAGGATATGTAG